A single genomic interval of Solimonas sp. K1W22B-7 harbors:
- a CDS encoding glycosyltransferase family 39 protein, which yields MKLLARPWPLFMFAVGVSLYRYLAWGWLDGISLFHDQAQYWSWSQTLDWGYYSRPPMIAWLIHLAERICGSDAEWVLRTIPLVAAPLATLLVYSLGRRLYDADTGRDAALLLLLMPALSASAGLVTPDAPLLLFWAAALACLWSAVNGNAWHHWLLLGLFCGLGLLSRYSMVFFAFGTLAFALGHPSESRLLANPRLWAAGGVAALVFLPNLLWNLDHEMVTFRHYDEFTRLGESFWHPRAFLEFFAAQFAVFGPIGFGLLLVALAQLPMWRRAPREARFLLAFCGAPLLLICGLALLSQAPANWGGPLYVAAAVLVAAVFRDRRSWINRALVLNAALGVVLYHYPAVLRAAGIPLQTRYDAYQRLRGWDEIGYQAQRLMQEYGDLRLLSDERQLTATLLYYARPLQEPRVWAPPDQPAQSHYELAMPLQAGDPGPFLWVTEPPAATDMLLRFSRFERLPDLVAEPYPGLRRHYEAWRVEGFKGYEVQD from the coding sequence GTGAAGCTCCTGGCACGTCCCTGGCCGCTCTTCATGTTCGCGGTGGGCGTGTCGCTGTACCGCTACCTGGCCTGGGGCTGGCTCGACGGCATCAGCCTGTTCCATGACCAGGCGCAGTACTGGAGCTGGTCGCAGACGCTGGACTGGGGCTACTACTCCCGCCCCCCGATGATCGCCTGGCTGATCCACCTGGCAGAGCGCATCTGCGGCAGCGACGCGGAGTGGGTGCTCAGGACCATCCCGCTGGTGGCCGCGCCGCTGGCGACCCTGCTGGTCTACTCGCTGGGCCGGCGCCTCTACGACGCCGACACCGGCCGCGACGCCGCCCTGCTGCTGCTGCTGATGCCGGCGCTGTCGGCGTCCGCCGGCCTGGTCACTCCCGACGCGCCCTTGCTGCTGTTCTGGGCCGCCGCGCTGGCCTGCCTGTGGTCCGCCGTCAACGGCAATGCCTGGCATCACTGGCTGCTGCTGGGCCTGTTCTGCGGCCTGGGCCTGCTGTCCCGCTACAGCATGGTGTTCTTCGCCTTCGGCACCCTGGCCTTTGCGCTGGGCCATCCTTCCGAAAGCCGCCTGCTGGCCAACCCGCGCCTCTGGGCCGCCGGCGGTGTCGCCGCGCTGGTGTTCCTGCCCAACCTGCTGTGGAACCTCGACCACGAGATGGTCACCTTCCGCCACTACGACGAGTTCACGCGGCTGGGCGAGTCTTTCTGGCACCCCCGCGCCTTCCTGGAGTTCTTCGCGGCACAGTTCGCCGTGTTCGGCCCGATCGGCTTCGGCCTGCTGCTGGTGGCGCTGGCGCAACTGCCCATGTGGCGCCGCGCACCGCGCGAGGCGCGATTCCTGCTGGCCTTCTGCGGCGCGCCGCTGCTGCTGATCTGCGGCCTGGCGCTGCTGTCGCAGGCCCCCGCCAACTGGGGCGGCCCGCTGTACGTGGCCGCCGCGGTGCTGGTGGCCGCCGTATTCCGCGACCGCCGCTCCTGGATCAACCGCGCCCTGGTCCTGAATGCGGCCCTGGGCGTGGTGCTGTACCACTACCCCGCCGTGCTGCGCGCCGCCGGAATCCCGCTGCAGACCCGCTACGACGCCTACCAGCGCCTGCGCGGCTGGGACGAGATCGGCTACCAGGCGCAGCGCCTGATGCAGGAGTACGGCGACCTGCGCCTGCTGTCCGACGAGCGCCAGCTCACCGCCACCCTGCTGTACTACGCCCGCCCCCTGCAGGAGCCGCGCGTCTGGGCGCCGCCCGACCAGCCCGCGCAGAGCCACTACGAGCTGGCCATGCCCCTGCAGGCCGGCGACCCCGGCCCCTTCCTCTGGGTGACCGAGCCGCCCGCCGCCACCGACATGCTGTTGCGCTTCAGCCGCTTCGAGCGCCTGCCCGACCTGGTTGCCGAGCCCTACCCCGGCCTGCGCCGCCACTACGAGGCCTGGCGCGTCGAGGGCTTCAAGGGCTACGAGGTCCAGGACTAG